Proteins found in one Chloroflexota bacterium genomic segment:
- a CDS encoding Gfo/Idh/MocA family oxidoreductase, producing MSQSVVRVALIGAGNFGGEVAKIVARRPELDLVGVADVNADAARNRGEMYGVPWWGDHGDLLAECDCDAVAVATPHNTHRDIVVAAAAAGRHIFCEKTMAITVAECHDMIEAADEHGVKLMIGHKRRFRGAHAEIKRLLDTGEFGRPLSINVHGYFGRRIHGFWSRRAANGGLLYWAGTHDVDTIRHYLGEVDTVSAMAGPKLFPDVTDYDDAIAVNLRFRNGALGSIQVTTAFPMATYRTSFSYQIACEHGGIAYDPRQVAVHYATHDGPMQTTFFEGYGFEEAFDTEWDSFAGWVLRDEPPVLTGEDGLRAVEIMQAAYISVEEGSRPISLPLDRNERRPFG from the coding sequence ATGTCGCAATCGGTCGTACGCGTCGCACTGATCGGCGCGGGGAACTTTGGCGGCGAGGTTGCCAAGATCGTCGCCCGGCGTCCCGAACTGGACTTGGTCGGCGTGGCCGACGTGAACGCCGACGCGGCGCGAAATCGTGGCGAGATGTACGGCGTGCCGTGGTGGGGCGATCACGGCGACCTGCTGGCGGAGTGCGACTGCGACGCGGTTGCCGTCGCCACCCCGCACAACACGCACCGGGACATCGTGGTGGCCGCGGCGGCTGCCGGGCGCCACATCTTTTGCGAGAAGACCATGGCGATCACCGTGGCCGAGTGCCACGACATGATCGAAGCCGCTGACGAGCACGGCGTGAAGCTGATGATCGGCCACAAGCGACGCTTCCGCGGCGCGCACGCCGAGATCAAGCGCCTGCTCGACACCGGCGAGTTTGGCCGGCCGCTTTCCATCAACGTGCACGGCTACTTCGGACGGCGGATTCACGGATTCTGGTCCCGCCGGGCGGCCAACGGCGGCTTGCTCTACTGGGCCGGCACTCACGACGTGGACACCATCCGGCACTACCTGGGCGAAGTCGACACGGTCTCGGCGATGGCCGGTCCGAAGCTGTTTCCCGACGTCACCGACTATGACGACGCGATAGCGGTGAATCTGCGGTTCCGCAACGGGGCGCTGGGCTCGATCCAGGTCACGACGGCCTTTCCCATGGCGACCTATCGCACCTCGTTCAGCTACCAGATCGCCTGCGAGCACGGCGGCATCGCCTACGACCCAAGGCAGGTGGCGGTGCACTACGCCACGCACGACGGCCCGATGCAGACGACGTTCTTCGAGGGCTACGGCTTCGAGGAGGCGTTCGACACCGAGTGGGACAGCTTCGCCGGCTGGGTGCTGCGCGACGAGCCGCCGGTGCTGACCGGCGAGGACGGCCTGCGAGCGGTGGAGATCATGCAGGCGGCCTACATCTCGGTCGAAGAGGGCAGCCGGCCGATCTCGCTGCCGCTGGACCGCAACGAACGGCGGCCGTTCGGCTAG
- a CDS encoding mandelate racemase/muconate lactonizing enzyme family protein: MKITDVRTFLYRAGEADRRYGPILFVRVDTDAGISGWGEGSTWAGGAALIADFGIKQVRDMLIGRDPSEIEAIWHAIYRRYTYMGSRGLPTQVLSAIDIALWDIKGKALERPIYDLLGGKVRETVPVYANAWWPDGAREPQDYADAARRTVDSGHQSLKFDPFLEMAEAFYAYISGEITPEHESAGIARVAAVREAVGPNVHILIDAHGQYDVPSAIRIADRLAELDVAWLEEPVPPESHDALRQVRENTAVPICVGERLFTRFDFAPILERRLADFVMPDVCWTGGISELRRIGALAEAHYVPLSPHNAAGPIQIAAGAHVGLTTPNFYRLEHAMGWIPVYNAPLLEPLGFERDFLTVSNSPGLGIEIDEDYLEQHRYTESETTS, translated from the coding sequence ATGAAGATCACCGACGTCCGCACCTTTCTCTATCGGGCCGGTGAGGCTGATCGGCGCTATGGGCCGATCCTGTTCGTGCGGGTGGACACCGACGCGGGCATCTCGGGCTGGGGCGAGGGGTCGACCTGGGCCGGCGGGGCGGCGCTGATCGCCGACTTCGGCATCAAGCAGGTCCGAGACATGCTGATCGGTCGGGACCCGTCCGAGATCGAGGCCATCTGGCACGCCATCTACCGCCGCTACACCTACATGGGCTCGCGCGGTCTGCCCACGCAGGTGCTCAGCGCCATCGACATCGCGCTGTGGGACATCAAGGGCAAGGCGCTGGAACGTCCGATCTACGACCTGCTCGGCGGCAAGGTGCGCGAGACGGTGCCGGTCTACGCCAACGCCTGGTGGCCGGACGGCGCGCGCGAGCCGCAGGACTATGCCGACGCCGCGCGGCGCACCGTCGACAGCGGCCACCAGTCGCTGAAGTTCGATCCATTCCTCGAAATGGCGGAAGCGTTCTATGCCTACATCAGTGGCGAGATCACGCCCGAGCACGAGTCGGCGGGAATCGCGCGCGTGGCGGCGGTGCGCGAGGCCGTGGGACCCAACGTCCACATCCTGATCGACGCCCACGGCCAATACGACGTGCCCAGCGCCATCCGCATCGCCGACCGCCTGGCCGAGCTTGACGTCGCCTGGCTCGAGGAGCCGGTGCCGCCCGAGAGCCACGACGCGCTGCGGCAGGTGCGCGAGAACACGGCGGTGCCCATCTGCGTGGGCGAGCGGCTGTTTACGCGCTTCGACTTCGCGCCGATCCTTGAGCGGCGCCTCGCCGATTTCGTCATGCCCGACGTGTGCTGGACCGGCGGCATCAGTGAGCTGCGGCGCATCGGCGCGCTGGCCGAGGCCCACTACGTGCCCCTGAGCCCGCACAACGCCGCCGGACCCATCCAGATCGCGGCGGGCGCGCACGTGGGGCTGACGACGCCGAACTTCTACCGGCTGGAGCACGCCATGGGCTGGATTCCGGTCTACAACGCGCCGCTATTGGAGCCGCTGGGATTCGAGCGCGACTTCCTGACCGTGAGCAACAGTCCGGGGCTGGGTATCGAGATCGACGAGGACTACCTGGAGCAGCATCGCTACACCGAATCGGAGACGACTTCATAG
- a CDS encoding enolase: MKITAVERIELDVGFTPRTEPHMRRGITNFSLIEICRVTTDTGIVGWGESRAMHNWGHDMATVDAGVIGRNPAELLWRDELGSGLQQAMFDLTGKALGVPAHRLIGRQARAWVPLAWWCYDMPPEDWAAEAEDAVAAGYTDFKLKPRPWFDLMAQMEAISAATPDHVTFDLDFNGFLLDAGFAQQVLAELEAFPKIHMFETPIPQRDVAGNAALRAKSPRAIALHFEEPDFLTAMREGVCDGFAGHGEGAASTLHYAALAQAANLPFFVQLVGTGITTAFAAHLAAALPAARWPAVTASNVYAHDLLRTPLDIRRGYVRVPDAPGLGVEIDEQALENLRRDVTGPKPLPRTIYTVRWPDGGTAEYVSVRAYERDFTLGNQPAFERGVTLTTREDDGSVEFDNRYRAVAAAGIAPPSLPIPKF, encoded by the coding sequence ATGAAGATCACCGCCGTCGAGCGCATCGAGCTTGATGTCGGGTTCACCCCGCGCACCGAGCCGCACATGCGGCGCGGCATCACCAACTTCTCGCTGATCGAGATCTGCCGCGTCACCACCGACACCGGCATCGTCGGCTGGGGCGAGTCCCGCGCCATGCACAACTGGGGCCATGATATGGCCACCGTGGACGCCGGCGTCATCGGCCGCAACCCGGCGGAGCTGCTCTGGCGCGACGAGCTTGGCTCCGGCTTGCAGCAAGCCATGTTCGACCTCACCGGCAAGGCGCTCGGCGTACCCGCGCACCGGCTCATCGGCCGCCAGGCGCGCGCGTGGGTGCCGCTAGCGTGGTGGTGCTACGACATGCCGCCGGAGGACTGGGCCGCCGAGGCCGAGGACGCCGTCGCCGCGGGCTATACGGACTTCAAGCTCAAGCCGCGTCCCTGGTTCGATCTCATGGCGCAGATGGAGGCGATCAGCGCCGCCACTCCGGACCACGTCACCTTCGATCTCGACTTCAACGGCTTCCTGCTCGATGCCGGATTCGCGCAGCAGGTCCTGGCCGAGCTCGAGGCCTTTCCCAAGATTCACATGTTCGAGACTCCCATTCCGCAGCGCGACGTCGCCGGCAACGCGGCGCTGCGGGCCAAGTCCCCGCGCGCCATCGCGTTGCACTTCGAAGAGCCGGACTTCCTCACCGCCATGCGGGAGGGGGTCTGCGACGGCTTCGCCGGCCATGGCGAAGGCGCCGCCAGCACACTGCACTACGCCGCGCTGGCCCAGGCCGCCAACCTGCCGTTCTTCGTGCAGCTCGTGGGGACGGGCATCACCACCGCCTTCGCCGCCCACCTGGCCGCCGCACTGCCCGCGGCCCGCTGGCCGGCCGTCACCGCGTCGAATGTCTACGCCCACGACCTGCTCCGCACGCCGCTCGACATCCGGCGCGGCTACGTCCGCGTGCCCGATGCGCCCGGCTTGGGCGTCGAGATCGACGAGCAGGCGCTCGAGAATTTGCGCCGAGACGTGACGGGGCCAAAGCCCCTTCCGCGCACGATCTACACCGTCCGCTGGCCCGATGGTGGCACCGCCGAATACGTGTCGGTGCGCGCCTACGAACGGGACTTCACGCTCGGCAACCAGCCGGCATTCGAACGCGGTGTCACGCTCACCACCCGCGAGGACGACGGCAGCGTCGAGTTCGACAACCGCTACCGCGCGGTGGCGGCAGCTGGCATCGCTCCTCCATCGCTCCCGATCCCCAAGTTCTAG